The window CTTTGTTGGCAAGTAGCAAGTACTCTGACGTGATTGGGGAGATCAATAAATTATCACTTTTTTTCAGTGTCCTAACAGGCCTAATTGATATGCAGACAACACTTTTCATCCTCCTCTTCCATTTAATTAGTAAATTCAGCTGTGCAGCTGCACTCTGACCAAGTTGGATATAATTTGCTTCCCGTTACTGCCATCACACAGGCCGGTCAGAAACAGCGAGGTCATTTCATCTCTGGATTTAATCTCAGATTTTCCATGCTACACATTACAGTATACTGTTATTACACGCCACACCACATCATTTATATCATTTTAAACATTATGTGATCAttataacactttttttttgcaaagtatTTATACTGTGTCCTTTTATATAAGAATATGATagggaaaaagcaaaaaaaaaaaaagagagagagagtacgCTGTAACATTTGAAATTTGTTGACTCTGCTGCAGAGGCACAGATGTGCACACAGAGAACACAAAGCAAGAAGCATAACATCTGCTGTGCAAACtaaataaaactggattaaAGACGGTGTAAACAACAGGCAGCTCATCTGTTATCAGTTCAGTGTAACATATTAGTAAATGCAGTAGACAATTTTATTAGAAAGCTGCATTAACAtgacttctttctttctttctttcttttttttttttacattttctgcctGGATAACCAGTCTTTCCCATTATGTGCAAACTTCCAAAAGCCAGCGGAAGCAAAAGAAACCGCATCACAGAAAAAGCAACATCGAGCCAACTGCCACAGTATGATTATTTTTCTGCAGCAATTATATTATGCTATCAAAAATAATTTGATGACTTAAGCCACGTATTCATTAAATACAGGAAATGTGGGACTTAGGGACCAAGCTGATGAATTTAATTTCGCACTACACAAAGATTAGCTCTGACACCAGCCCCCCTGGTACAAACAACCACCTTTGTGGTTTCCAAATGCAATTTGAACTCGTGGTTTAATTTGCTATTCGTATCCAGTAAAGCTGCACCCGTCTGACATGTTCTCTGTCATTTTTGATTAAAAGCTGAAACCCTTCTTATCTTATCTCCTCTAATTCACTGGAAatattactattaaacaaattattacaaacatttttataataTTAACATTTCTTTTCAAACAGCACTGTGGTCCATGACAGAGTAGTCTGAATTCTAACTGTCTGATATTTATGAAATCTGCTGCTGATATGCACCCTCCCCCCGTGTTAGCAGGGATTCTTATCTTTCAGCTAGTGGGACATGACAACCCATACAAATGAAATGTGTGGATCTAAGTAGCCACAAAAGTAGCTGCATGCACTCATGCTTGCCTTAGCCTGGTTTGGGTCCTCTGAGTTTTCGCTGCTCTTGGCTTAAATGATCAGCCTTTTACACAAGATATTAGATAAACAGGTGCTACTCCCACCTAAACACGACTGATCATGCCATTTAACAGATCGTCTATTCGCTCACAATCTTTACTCTGCTACTAATTTTTTGGAGGGATTCCTAAGAAAATGAATGCACATTTTCATGCTCCCCAGGAAATAAACCACCTGAGATTCACCCCCATCCCGTTTTATAACCAATGACTGCATTACCACAAATGTTTAGGTGGATGGGTTTGCTGGACCTGTGTTTCCACTTGCACTCAGGATGAGTCAGAAAGTGACACTAAATTAACGACAGAGGATGCTCTTCACTAATCAATTACAATACCACGCTGGCGGCACAGTGATTGGCAGGCACTCCAATGCGATGATGGCACTTGAACATCTTCCGCAGCTCGGTGCGGAAGCGGTCGTGAAGCCAGGCGTACAGGAAGGGGTTACAGCAGGAGGAGCTCATGGCGCACAGGTGGCACAGCAGTTGGATGAGCAAAAAGTAACGCTTGTTAATGAGGTGAATGTCAATGTCTCTCAGCACGTTGAACACATGAATAGGAAGCCAGCACACCGCAAAGGCAGACACCAGGAGAGCGACCAGGCGAAAGATCTTTCTTTTGCGAGCCTGCTGAGCGCCTGCCTGGTCCTGCGTCCTATGGCCCGGAGCAACGCAGTTCCTCAGTTTGACAGTGATGCAGAGATAAGAGACAAAAACAGCCGAAAGCGGGAGGACGTAAGTGACCAGCAGGGTGCTGTACGCATAAGCACGTCTTTCTTTTTCCTGACCCAACCAGAACTCCTCACAGATAGTGAAGCCTTCCTCTTTGAATTCAACATGATAGGTGTGGGTCACTGCTGGAGCTACCAGGCCACAAGACAGAAGCCAGATCCCAGTGAGGACAGAGGCACAGGTCGCCACAGAGGTCCGCTTCTTCAGGGGGTGAACTGTTGCATAATATCTGCAATGAATAAGGAATAGTactttataaaaaagaaagggaaGGTGCTCATGCTTAATTAATGAATGGCTATTAATGCAGTCGTGAACTCCTACAATTATAATACAAGCTCATTGGCCGTGGCGTTACATAATATTGGCTATAAATGTTAAGTTGAATCATTTTCTCATAACCAGTTACTTTGCATTCGACGTGCTTCACTAAAGGGCATTCAAATTTGTTAGAAAAGACAGAGCAGACTCCGTGACCTGCACAGTCCACGAGGAAAAAGAgtgaattatttatattttaaactttaagACTAAACCCAGTTGTGCATCACAAAATGACAGCAGCATTATATTCTCTTTAAAAGTAAAGGGACTTTTCATTTCATGTTAATGTCTTCCCCTTAGAAGGAGGAGACATTGCAGTAGATTGAATGCAAAGTACAACTGGAAACTTAACTAAAGATCAATGCAATTTTTATGGGTCCAGTGAGCAGACCTGTTCAAATCTGAGGTCTGTTGCATGTCTCAGGGATTTAATGATGAACACCCTATACAGCTGAATAATTAGGTTTTGTCTGGGTCTGGAGCTCATGTAATTGAATTAATGCATTCAGTTATACACTCAATTCTAATGAGTCATGAATTTACTAACCACTGACATTTGTTCACTGCTCATCTTTTCTCACATTTAGGGTCAGTTTCACTGCTGGTAGCCCAAGGtgatacctggaccctacagaggtagcacaggtagtccagctcctccaggatgACTCATCAATTCGTGCCATGCCAGAAGGTTTACTGTGTCTTCCAGCAGTCTCAAAATCATGGAGGAGACTTCAGGAGTCAGGCAGAtactctaggagagctggaTGGGGCTGTAGAAAGTGCTTATCTGgtcctttgtgcaaggaggaacaggatgagcactgccagCGCCAAAGCCCTACAAAATGAACTCTAGTAGACCACCAGTGTGAATGTTccaacaatcagaaacagacttcacaGAGATGCCCTTAGGGTCCGACATCCTCCACAGTATTCACTGCCTGGCACCGTGGAGCCCAATTTACATTTGCCATAGAATATCTGAAATGGCAGATCCACCACTCGCATCCCGTGCTTACCACAGATGAGAGCGggttcaccctgagcacatgtgacagacacGAAAGGTGTCTGGAGAAGCTGTGGAGAAGGTTATGTGGCCTATAACCTCGTTTAACACGGCCTGTTTGATGGtgagtcagtgatggtctggggaggGATGCACAGACCTCTGTAGGCTGGCCAAGAGCAACTTGTGTGCTATTaggtatcaggatgaaatcCTTGGACCCATTGTCAGACCCTACATtggtgcagtgggtcctgggttCCTCGTGGTGCATGACAATGCCCCACGTCATGTGGTTACAGTATGTAGACAGCTCCTGAAGGATGAAG is drawn from Pelmatolapia mariae isolate MD_Pm_ZW linkage group LG7, Pm_UMD_F_2, whole genome shotgun sequence and contains these coding sequences:
- the LOC134632080 gene encoding prolactin-releasing peptide receptor-like, encoding MEGNHSGLTGSTQPSLLERQTDGHIYEVAVQTNSTNRSSQFADVALLQTFKPLIIPFYILVVVVGVFGNYLLLYVICRTRKMHNVTNFFIGNLAFSDMLMCVTCVPFTLAYAFNPHGWVFGRTMCYLVFLVQPVTVYVSVFTLTAIAVDRYYATVHPLKKRTSVATCASVLTGIWLLSCGLVAPAVTHTYHVEFKEEGFTICEEFWLGQEKERRAYAYSTLLVTYVLPLSAVFVSYLCITVKLRNCVAPGHRTQDQAGAQQARKRKIFRLVALLVSAFAVCWLPIHVFNVLRDIDIHLINKRYFLLIQLLCHLCAMSSSCCNPFLYAWLHDRFRTELRKMFKCHHRIGVPANHCAASVVL